CGCCGAACTGGACAAGGTCTTCGCGGTGCAGCCCAAGGACATCGAGAGCAAGGCCCTGCTGGGGCGCATCCGCATGGCCCAGGGCAAGCCGGAGCTGGCCGTCATCCTCTATCGGGAGGTGCTGCGCGAGTCGCCGGAAATGCTTCCGGTCTACGGCTTCCTGGCCCAGGCCCACATGGCGGCGGACGAGTCCGGACTGGCCAAGCAGGCCCTGGAGCAGGCCCTGGAGCAGGATCCCACCTATGCTCCGGCCCGCCGTGCCCTGGTCAGCATGTACCTGGCCGAAAAACGCTACGACGAGGCCATGGCCCAGCTGCGCAACGGGCTCAAGCATGAGCCGGGCAATCCCGCGATCCAGGCGGCCATCGGCGACGTCTACAGTCTCCAGGGCAAGCTCGGCGTGGCCGAGATGGAATACCGCAAGCTGCTGGAGAATCCGCGCACTGCCGGTTTCGGAGCCTTCAAGCTCGGCCAGCTGGAGATGTCGCGCAAGAATTACGATACGGCCCTGAAGTACTTCAAGGCCCTGCACGATTCCAACCCCGCGAACTTCACGGCGGCCGAGGCCGTGGTCGCGGCGTATCTCGCCAAGAACGACGCGGCCGGGGCACTGGCTTTCGCCGAAAGCCTCAAGGACGTGCTGCCCGGCGCGGGCGCGTATCAGCTCCTGGGGCGCATCGAGGCCGCCCGCGGCAATTTCGCCAAGGCGGAGGAGCAGTTCCTGGCCGGCGGCGAGGCCGCGCCCGGATTCAACGCCTACCAGCGCATCGGCGGCATGTATCTGGCCGCGGGCAAGGTCGATCTGGCCAAGGCGCGGTTCGAGGAGGCCCTGTCCAAGAACCCCGACGACACGGGAAGCGCCTTTGTCCTGGGCATGATGCTCCAGGAGCAGAACGACCTGGACGGCGCGGAAAAGATGTATTTGAAGGTGCTGGCGGAAAACCCGACCTTCATTCCCGCCCAGAACAACCTCGCCTACCTCTACGCGGAGAACTCCACGGATCCGGCCAAGCTTTCGAAGGCCCTGGAACTTGCGTTGCAGGCTGCCGGAAAAGGCTCGCCCGAGGCCCTGGACACCCTGGGCTGGGTCTACCACAAGAGCGGCAACCAGCAGATGGCTCTGGCCTCGCTGATGCAGGCCGTAGAGAAAAAGGACGACGATCCCACGCTGCTCTACCATCTGGCCGAGGTGCAGCGCTCCCTGGGCAACAACGACCAGGCCAAGGGATACGCCGGACGGGCCGTCGAGCTGGACCCGGAGGGGGCTGTCGGCCGGAAGGCCAAGGCCCTGATCGACGAGCTGTAGACCGCGGCGAACGAGAACGACGCAGGGCGCGTCCGGGAAACCGGGCGCGCCCTTTTTCCTGCCTGACGAAACCGGGCTGCGGAAAACAGAAAGGCTCCCGAAAACGGGAGCCTTTCATGCGCGCAGAGCGCGATGGCCGCAAGGCGCGGAACCAAGGGGGATCAGCTCTCGGAGCCGCCGCCGTTGCTTTGCGCGTTGCCGCCGTTCTGACCGCCTTGTCCGCCGCCCGAAGGCTTTCTCCGGCGGCGGCGCTTCTTCTTGGGCTTGGGAGCGTCGTCCGGGCGCGCGGGCGGGGCGTCCGCGCGGGGCGCTTCGTCCCGGGGTTCGGAGCGTCTCTCGCCTACGGAGTCTTCCCGTCCGCCCTTGGGGGCGCGGGGACCGGGCTTGCGGCGCTCGGCGCCGCGTCCCATGCGCCCGCTGGAATCCTGCTTTTCCGGCAGGGGAACGCCCTTGGTGTGGACGTTGTCGTGGTAGAATTCGTCCAGGAGCGTGGCGATGAGCGTTGCTCCGTCTTCCGACTCGGCCAGCTCCTTGGCCAGGGGCAGGAAGCGGCTCATGCGCTCGCGCGAGATGGGCAGCAGCGCGCGGACCTTGGCTTCGAGCAGGGCCGTGGCCCGCTGGGCCAGAACCCCGCGCAGGGTCTCGTCGTCCGGAAGGGGGCGCTGCTCCAGCTCGATGCTGTATTGCGTGGCGATGCGCTTGAGCTCC
This sequence is a window from Paucidesulfovibrio longus DSM 6739. Protein-coding genes within it:
- a CDS encoding tetratricopeptide repeat protein, which produces MRKFTVFAVIASLLLVMAGCGSPEERRDEFYNSAKSLYEEGRYDEAKVQVKNALKVEPEYAKAELLLGQINVKLEQWRSAFNNFTRALEEDKTLHEARLGLARLQLMNNDVEEARKFVAEILADQPDNSDALLLSAVIRSREGDMEAAERETLALLEKKPELEEAWAFAALLRMQAGDDDGAVKTLRQGLTHLPKSRNLHLQLAGTLTRMERWDDAAAVYQALAAEDKDTPEMRRLLGDFYLKAGRLDDAAKVAEDLIRSFPDDPKHRLTMAAVQRARKDAAAEEKALRDGIDQVQDNGSLKMALVAFLRREGRIDEAMTLAEQTAAADPEGESGLGARRALAEMYYSRLDYDKAIAELDKVFAVQPKDIESKALLGRIRMAQGKPELAVILYREVLRESPEMLPVYGFLAQAHMAADESGLAKQALEQALEQDPTYAPARRALVSMYLAEKRYDEAMAQLRNGLKHEPGNPAIQAAIGDVYSLQGKLGVAEMEYRKLLENPRTAGFGAFKLGQLEMSRKNYDTALKYFKALHDSNPANFTAAEAVVAAYLAKNDAAGALAFAESLKDVLPGAGAYQLLGRIEAARGNFAKAEEQFLAGGEAAPGFNAYQRIGGMYLAAGKVDLAKARFEEALSKNPDDTGSAFVLGMMLQEQNDLDGAEKMYLKVLAENPTFIPAQNNLAYLYAENSTDPAKLSKALELALQAAGKGSPEALDTLGWVYHKSGNQQMALASLMQAVEKKDDDPTLLYHLAEVQRSLGNNDQAKGYAGRAVELDPEGAVGRKAKALIDEL